A genomic segment from [Flavobacterium] thermophilum encodes:
- the yhbU_2 gene encoding Uncharacterized protease yhbU precursor codes for MKKPELLVTPTSVSHIEELAEAGADAVMIGEQRYGLRLAGEFSRADVAAAIEAAHRHGMNVYVAMNAIFHNDKVDELGDYIAFVAAAGADAIVFGDPAVLLTVREAAPHMKLHWSTETTATNWYTCNYWGRKGAKRAVLARELNMDAILEIKAHAEVEIEVQVHGATCMYQSKRSLIGNYFEYQGKVMEIERKKYEKGMFLYDKERDNKYPIFEDENGTHIMSPNDVCIIDELGDMIEAGIDSFKIDGILHEPRYITEVTKLYRRAIDMCAKDREQYEREKEELLAAVEALQPPHRRLDTGFFFKETIY; via the coding sequence ATGAAAAAACCGGAATTGCTCGTCACGCCGACGAGCGTTTCCCATATTGAGGAATTGGCTGAAGCGGGAGCGGACGCTGTAATGATCGGCGAACAGCGCTATGGCTTGCGGCTTGCCGGCGAATTTTCCCGCGCCGACGTTGCTGCGGCCATCGAAGCGGCTCACCGGCACGGCATGAACGTGTATGTGGCGATGAACGCCATTTTTCATAATGACAAAGTCGATGAACTGGGCGATTATATCGCTTTTGTCGCCGCCGCCGGCGCTGACGCCATCGTGTTTGGCGACCCGGCCGTGCTGTTGACGGTTCGCGAGGCCGCCCCTCATATGAAGCTCCACTGGAGCACGGAAACGACGGCGACGAACTGGTATACGTGCAACTATTGGGGGCGAAAAGGAGCGAAGCGCGCTGTGCTCGCCCGCGAGTTGAACATGGACGCCATTTTGGAAATCAAAGCCCATGCCGAAGTGGAAATCGAAGTGCAAGTGCATGGGGCGACGTGCATGTACCAATCGAAGCGTTCGCTCATCGGCAACTACTTCGAGTATCAAGGAAAAGTGATGGAAATTGAACGAAAAAAATATGAAAAAGGGATGTTTTTATACGACAAGGAGCGCGACAACAAATATCCGATTTTTGAAGATGAAAACGGCACGCATATTATGAGCCCAAACGATGTTTGCATCATCGACGAGCTTGGCGACATGATCGAAGCCGGCATTGACAGCTTCAAAATCGATGGCATTTTGCATGAGCCTCGCTACATTACGGAAGTGACAAAGCTGTACCGCCGCGCCATTGATATGTGCGCCAAAGACCGCGAGCAGTATGAGCGGGAAAAAGAGGAGCTGCTTGCCGCCGTTGAGGCGCTCCAACCGCCGCACCGCCGATTGGACACCGGATTTTTCTTCAAAGAGACGATTTATTGA
- a CDS encoding protein-L-isoaspartate O-methyltransferase has product MLSEHIVRYLRQLRPAPDAEIAEMERYAREQRVPIIDPVSMEVLLFVLNLAAPRRILEIGTAIGYSAIRMAKALPDVRIVTIEKDRERYERARFYIEKMNIAGRIEVILGDALDAVADAAAAAPFDVLFIDAAKGQYERFFTLYEPLLAEGGLVISDNVLFKGLVAAEELAGNKRLWNIAQKIRRYNEWLMARSDYDTVIIPVGDGLAISKKRGERE; this is encoded by the coding sequence TTGCTTTCAGAACATATCGTCCGTTATTTGCGGCAGCTGCGCCCGGCGCCGGATGCAGAAATCGCGGAAATGGAGCGGTACGCCCGCGAACAGCGCGTGCCGATCATCGATCCGGTGAGCATGGAGGTGCTGCTGTTTGTGTTGAACTTGGCTGCGCCGCGCCGCATTTTGGAAATCGGCACCGCGATCGGCTATTCGGCGATCCGGATGGCGAAGGCGCTGCCGGATGTGCGCATTGTGACGATTGAAAAAGACCGGGAGCGGTACGAGCGCGCCCGTTTTTATATCGAGAAAATGAACATAGCCGGACGGATTGAGGTGATTTTGGGCGATGCGCTTGACGCTGTGGCGGATGCGGCAGCGGCGGCGCCGTTTGATGTGCTGTTTATCGACGCGGCCAAAGGGCAATATGAGCGCTTTTTTACGCTGTATGAGCCGCTTCTGGCCGAGGGCGGCCTTGTCATTAGCGACAACGTGCTGTTTAAAGGGCTTGTCGCGGCTGAAGAGCTTGCGGGCAATAAGCGGCTGTGGAACATCGCGCAAAAAATCCGGCGCTACAATGAATGGCTGATGGCCCGGAGCGATTACGACACGGTCATCATTCCCGTTGGCGACGGGCTGGCTATATCGAAAAAACGAGGTGAACGAGAATGA
- the yceG gene encoding putative aminodeoxychorismate lyase → MKQNDFRAPKARLVRKIVLIVCAVLLAAFVIAGASSFLYIRSALKPVDPNDRTPVHVSIPIGSSAADIAEQLERKRLIKSAAVFRFYVRWKNESGFQAGEYELTRAMPMARIIELLQTGRSLKIGLKLTIPEGSQLVQIAAIIAAKTGYKQEDVMKLLNDRAYIEQLRRTYPELLTADIFQRGIRYPLEGYLFPATYVFADQKPPLPEIIEAMVAKTAEVLGQYKETMKEKQLSPHRLLTMSSLIEEEATEKADREKIASVFYNRLRIGMPLQTDPTVLYALGKHKDRVLYKDLQVDSPYNTYIHQGLPPGPIANAGEMSIEAALQPAATDYLYFLATPAGDVIFTKTLAEHNREKAKYIGKQ, encoded by the coding sequence ATGAAACAGAACGATTTTAGGGCGCCCAAGGCGCGGCTTGTGCGGAAAATCGTCTTGATTGTCTGTGCTGTTCTGCTGGCGGCGTTTGTCATTGCCGGCGCCAGCAGTTTCTTATACATCCGTTCAGCGCTTAAGCCCGTCGACCCGAATGACCGCACCCCGGTCCATGTCTCGATTCCGATCGGTTCATCGGCGGCGGATATTGCCGAACAGCTTGAACGAAAGCGGCTGATTAAAAGTGCGGCCGTCTTTCGCTTCTATGTTCGCTGGAAAAACGAATCAGGCTTTCAAGCGGGGGAGTATGAGCTGACGCGGGCGATGCCGATGGCGCGCATCATCGAGCTATTGCAAACCGGCCGGTCGCTAAAAATCGGATTGAAGCTCACCATTCCAGAAGGGTCGCAGCTTGTGCAAATCGCTGCCATCATCGCCGCCAAAACCGGGTACAAGCAGGAAGACGTGATGAAGCTGTTGAACGATCGCGCGTATATTGAACAGCTTCGCCGCACGTACCCTGAGTTGTTGACAGCGGACATTTTTCAGCGCGGCATTCGTTATCCGCTTGAAGGCTACCTGTTTCCGGCCACTTACGTGTTTGCCGACCAAAAGCCGCCGCTTCCGGAGATCATTGAGGCGATGGTCGCGAAAACGGCGGAGGTGCTCGGTCAATACAAAGAGACGATGAAAGAAAAACAATTGTCGCCGCATCGATTGTTGACCATGTCGTCGTTAATCGAAGAAGAGGCGACCGAGAAAGCCGACCGCGAAAAAATCGCCAGCGTCTTTTACAACCGGCTGCGCATCGGCATGCCGCTGCAAACCGATCCGACCGTCCTGTACGCGCTCGGCAAACATAAAGATCGGGTGCTGTATAAAGACTTGCAAGTTGATTCGCCGTATAATACCTACATTCATCAAGGGCTGCCGCCCGGTCCGATCGCCAACGCCGGCGAGATGTCGATCGAAGCGGCGCTTCAGCCGGCTGCGACCGACTATTTATACTTTCTGGCCACTCCGGCGGGCGACGTCATTTTCACGAAAACGCTCGCCGAGCATAACCGCGAAAAAGCGAAATACATTGGGAAACAATAG
- the yrrK gene encoding Putative Holliday junction resolvase yields MRILGLDLGTKTLGVAVSDELGWTAQGLETIAIDEERGDYGLERLRALIDEYGVDAIVVGWPKNMNGTLGPRAEASERFAAKLREEFSLPVVLWDERLSTMAAERMLIAADVSRKKRRKVIDKMAAAVILQSYLDSKR; encoded by the coding sequence ATGCGGATATTGGGGCTTGATCTCGGAACGAAAACGCTCGGCGTCGCGGTGAGCGATGAGCTTGGCTGGACGGCGCAAGGACTCGAGACGATCGCCATCGATGAGGAGCGCGGCGATTATGGTTTAGAGCGGCTGCGCGCCCTTATCGATGAGTACGGCGTCGATGCGATCGTCGTCGGATGGCCGAAAAACATGAACGGCACGCTCGGACCGCGCGCTGAGGCAAGTGAGCGGTTCGCCGCCAAACTGCGCGAGGAGTTTTCTTTGCCGGTTGTGCTCTGGGATGAACGGCTGTCGACGATGGCCGCCGAGCGGATGCTGATTGCCGCCGATGTCAGCCGGAAAAAGCGGCGGAAAGTCATTGACAAAATGGCGGCGGCCGTCATTTTGCAGTCATATTTGGACAGTAAACGATAA
- the alaS_2 gene encoding Alanine--tRNA ligase has protein sequence MKKLTSAEVRRMFLEFFQEKGHTVEPSASLIPVDDPSLLWINSGVATLKKYFDGRIIPENPRICNAQKSIRTNDIENVGKTARHHTFFEMLGNFSIGDYFKREAIHWAWEFLTSDKWIGFDPERLSVTIHPEDEEAYNIWRNEIGLPEERIIRLEGNFWDIGEGPSGPNTEIFYDRGEAFGNDPNDPELYPGGENERYLEVWNLVFSQFNHNPDGTYTPLPKKNIDTGMGLERMCSILQDVPTNFETDLFMPIIRATEQISGERYGEDREKDVAFKVIADHIRAVTFAIGDGALPSNEGRGYVLRRLLRRAVRYAKHIGIERPFMYELVPVVGEIMHDYYPEVKEKADFIARVIRSEEERFHETLHEGLAILSDVIEKAKSEGSDVIPGEDVFRLYDTYGFPIELTEEYAAEAGMKVDHDGFEREMERQRERARAARQDVDSMQVQGGVLGDIKDESRFVGYDELVASSTVLAIVKDGQLVEEVRAGEEAQIIVDVTPFYAESGGQIADQGTFAGETGTAVVKDVQKAPNGQHLHSIVVESGTVKKGAVYTARVDEAKRARIIKNHTATHLLHQALKDVLGRHVNQAGSLVAPDRLRFDFTHFGQVKPEELERIEAIVNEQIWKSLPVDIFYKPLEEAKAMGAMALFGEKYGDIVRVVKVGDYSLELCGGCHVPNTSAIGLFKIVSESGIGAGTRRIEAVTGEAAYRFMSEQLAILQEAAQKLKTSPKELNARLDGLFAELKELERENESLSARLAHMEAEHLTRQVKDVNGVPVLAAKVQANDMNQLRAMADDLKQKLGTAVIVLASAQGGKVQLIAAVTDDLVKKGFHAGKLVKEVASRCGGGGGGRPDLAQAGGKDAQKVAEALNYVETWVKSIS, from the coding sequence ATGAAGAAACTGACATCTGCCGAAGTGCGGCGCATGTTTTTAGAGTTTTTCCAGGAAAAAGGCCATACGGTGGAGCCGAGCGCATCGCTCATTCCGGTTGACGACCCGTCGCTGCTGTGGATCAACAGCGGCGTCGCGACGTTGAAAAAGTATTTTGACGGCCGCATCATTCCCGAAAATCCGCGCATTTGCAATGCGCAAAAATCGATTCGCACGAACGATATCGAAAATGTCGGGAAAACGGCGCGCCACCATACGTTTTTTGAAATGCTCGGCAACTTTTCGATCGGCGATTATTTCAAGCGTGAAGCGATCCATTGGGCATGGGAGTTTTTAACGAGCGACAAATGGATCGGTTTTGATCCGGAACGGCTGTCCGTCACGATCCATCCGGAAGACGAGGAAGCGTACAACATTTGGCGCAACGAAATCGGCCTGCCGGAAGAACGGATCATCCGCCTCGAAGGAAACTTCTGGGATATCGGGGAAGGCCCGAGCGGCCCGAATACGGAAATTTTTTATGACCGCGGTGAAGCGTTCGGCAACGACCCGAACGACCCGGAGCTGTATCCGGGCGGGGAAAACGAGCGCTACTTGGAAGTATGGAACCTTGTCTTTTCGCAGTTCAACCATAACCCGGACGGCACGTACACGCCGCTGCCGAAGAAAAACATCGACACCGGCATGGGCTTGGAGCGGATGTGCTCGATTTTGCAAGATGTGCCGACAAACTTTGAAACCGACTTGTTTATGCCGATCATCCGCGCCACCGAGCAAATTTCCGGCGAACGGTATGGCGAAGACCGGGAGAAAGACGTCGCGTTTAAAGTGATCGCCGACCATATTCGCGCGGTGACGTTTGCGATCGGCGATGGGGCGCTGCCGTCAAACGAGGGCCGCGGCTATGTATTGCGCCGCCTGCTCCGCCGCGCCGTGCGCTACGCGAAACACATCGGCATTGAGCGTCCGTTTATGTACGAGCTCGTCCCGGTTGTCGGCGAAATTATGCATGACTATTATCCGGAAGTGAAAGAAAAAGCCGATTTTATCGCCCGCGTCATCCGCAGTGAGGAGGAGCGGTTCCATGAGACGCTTCACGAAGGGCTCGCCATTTTAAGCGACGTGATTGAGAAGGCCAAATCCGAAGGAAGCGACGTCATCCCCGGCGAGGACGTGTTCCGCCTGTACGATACGTACGGCTTCCCGATCGAGCTGACGGAGGAATACGCGGCAGAAGCGGGAATGAAAGTCGACCATGACGGGTTTGAACGAGAAATGGAACGGCAGCGCGAACGGGCACGCGCCGCCCGCCAAGACGTGGATTCGATGCAGGTGCAAGGCGGCGTCCTTGGCGACATTAAAGACGAAAGCCGCTTCGTCGGCTACGATGAGCTCGTCGCTTCTTCCACCGTTCTCGCCATCGTCAAAGACGGACAGCTTGTCGAGGAAGTCCGCGCCGGCGAAGAGGCGCAAATCATCGTCGATGTGACGCCGTTTTACGCTGAAAGCGGCGGCCAAATCGCCGACCAAGGAACGTTTGCCGGCGAGACGGGAACGGCGGTCGTCAAAGATGTGCAAAAAGCGCCAAACGGCCAGCATCTTCATTCGATCGTCGTCGAGAGCGGTACGGTGAAAAAAGGCGCGGTGTATACAGCGCGCGTTGATGAAGCGAAACGGGCCCGCATTATCAAAAACCATACGGCAACCCATTTGCTCCATCAGGCGCTGAAAGACGTGCTCGGCCGCCATGTCAACCAGGCGGGCTCGCTCGTCGCTCCAGACCGGCTCCGTTTTGACTTTACCCACTTCGGGCAAGTGAAGCCGGAGGAGCTTGAGCGCATTGAAGCGATCGTCAACGAGCAAATTTGGAAAAGCCTTCCGGTCGACATTTTCTACAAACCGCTTGAAGAAGCGAAGGCGATGGGCGCGATGGCGCTGTTTGGCGAAAAGTACGGCGACATCGTCCGCGTCGTGAAGGTGGGCGACTACAGCTTGGAGCTGTGCGGCGGCTGCCATGTGCCAAACACGTCAGCCATCGGCCTGTTTAAAATCGTCTCCGAATCGGGCATCGGCGCCGGCACGCGCCGCATTGAGGCGGTGACCGGGGAAGCGGCGTACCGCTTTATGAGCGAACAGCTTGCTATTTTGCAAGAGGCGGCGCAAAAGCTGAAAACAAGCCCGAAAGAATTGAATGCGCGTCTTGACGGACTGTTTGCCGAGCTGAAAGAGCTCGAGCGCGAAAACGAATCGCTGTCAGCCCGCCTCGCGCATATGGAGGCAGAGCACCTCACCCGCCAGGTGAAAGACGTAAACGGCGTGCCGGTGTTGGCCGCGAAAGTGCAGGCGAACGACATGAATCAACTGCGGGCCATGGCTGATGATTTGAAACAAAAGCTCGGCACGGCGGTCATCGTGTTGGCGTCCGCCCAGGGCGGAAAAGTGCAACTGATTGCCGCAGTAACGGACGATTTGGTGAAAAAAGGATTCCATGCCGGCAAGCTGGTGAAAGAAGTGGCGTCACGCTGCGGCGGAGGAGGCGGCGGACGGCCGGATTTGGCGCAGGCAGGCGGCAAAGATGCGCAGAAAGTCGCCGAGGCGCTCAACTATGTCGAAACGTGGGTGAAATCCATTTCCTAA
- the yhhT gene encoding pheromone autoinducer 2 transporter: protein MGEQQWLSFLRIGKWLLVTAIVYLIVRMKDVWWPVIDFVAAALAPFLLAAFITYLLHPLVEFIHRKGVPRALAILLIYVLFFGAVGYGLYRGVPLFIAQLRELDEQLPSLMDTYRRWARHVHDETSTWPMEVHTRIEAMFVQLEEAAAGAVTMAIDAAKSFIGSAATLLLIPFIVFYMLKDIEVLKRTVWYMTPKRWREPGMAFLKDVDESLGGYIRGQLFVCAAIGLAAALGLWLAGMDYPLLLGFIIGLTNIIPYFGPLLGAIPAVILAATISLKMVIIVLIIIFALQFLEGNVLSPFIVGKSVHMHPLVIMFALFAGGELAGVLGLILAVPTAAVLKVAVSHWKEHYAPH from the coding sequence ATGGGCGAGCAGCAATGGCTGTCATTTCTGCGCATCGGAAAGTGGCTGTTAGTCACCGCAATCGTGTATTTAATCGTCCGGATGAAAGACGTATGGTGGCCGGTCATCGACTTTGTCGCCGCGGCCTTGGCGCCGTTTTTGCTGGCGGCGTTTATTACGTACCTGCTTCATCCGCTCGTGGAGTTCATCCATCGCAAAGGGGTGCCGCGCGCGCTGGCCATTTTGCTCATTTACGTTTTGTTTTTCGGAGCTGTCGGCTACGGGCTTTACCGCGGCGTGCCGCTATTCATCGCCCAGCTGCGGGAATTGGACGAGCAGCTGCCGTCATTAATGGATACATACCGCCGGTGGGCGCGCCATGTTCATGATGAAACATCGACATGGCCGATGGAAGTGCATACGCGCATTGAAGCGATGTTTGTCCAACTCGAAGAGGCGGCGGCGGGAGCGGTGACGATGGCGATCGACGCCGCCAAATCATTCATCGGTTCGGCGGCGACGCTTTTGCTCATCCCATTTATCGTGTTTTATATGCTAAAAGACATTGAGGTGCTAAAAAGAACGGTTTGGTACATGACCCCAAAGCGGTGGCGCGAACCGGGGATGGCGTTTTTAAAAGATGTCGACGAGTCGCTTGGCGGCTATATTCGCGGCCAGCTGTTCGTCTGCGCGGCGATCGGCCTCGCGGCGGCGCTCGGCCTTTGGCTCGCCGGCATGGACTATCCGCTTTTGCTTGGATTTATCATCGGGCTGACGAACATCATTCCGTACTTCGGCCCGTTGCTCGGCGCGATTCCGGCCGTGATTTTGGCGGCGACCATCTCGCTCAAAATGGTCATCATCGTGCTGATCATCATTTTTGCCTTGCAGTTTCTTGAAGGGAACGTTTTATCACCGTTCATTGTCGGCAAAAGCGTGCATATGCATCCGCTTGTCATTATGTTCGCGCTGTTTGCCGGCGGCGAGCTGGCCGGCGTGCTCGGCCTCATCCTCGCCGTCCCGACTGCAGCGGTGCTGAAAGTGGCCGTATCGCACTGGAAAGAACATTACGCCCCGCATTGA
- the recD_2 gene encoding Exodeoxyribonuclease V alpha chain, protein MQEQQTLALDGRTFIKGACLSVIFHNEETLYTVARIRVEETNEEPVEEEVIVTGYFPRLHEGDVYVFYGQFRQHPRFGRQYAAEQFRKQLPNTKEGVIHYLSSGLFKGIGKKTAAAIVEALGENAIAAILRDPDELLKVPKLTKQKAKRLYESLRAHEGLEQTMIALAQFGFGPQLAMKIYQAYGEEAMDVIHQNPYQLVEDVEGIGFGRADELGRQLGISGSHPARLRAASLFVLEQACLQEGHVYLREEELMERIGELLDGRQSGAVDGRAIGQTLLMLSEEGKLIAEQGRYYLPSLYFAEKGIVSNIKRLLGQPPPAAFAESEFLLALGALEERLGMQYAPQQKEAIERALSSPLFILTGGPGTGKTTVIRGIVELFAALNGISLDPADYKHDEPFPVLLAAPTGRAAKRMSEATGLPAATIHRLLGWNGAEGFSRDEDEPIAGRLLIVDEMSMVDTWLANQLLKAVPNGMQVVFVGDEDQLPSVGPGQVLKDLLQSGVIPSVRLTDVYRQAEGSSIIELAHEMKRGMVPADLTAPKADRSFIRCRAGQVADVVRQIADNARKKGFSVKDIQVLAPMYRGPAGIDQLNKVLQELFNPPAAGKRELAVGEVVYRVGDKVLQLVNQPEDNVFNGDIGEIVAIFYAKENIEKQDLLVVSFDGIEVTYTRQDLAQITHAYCCSVHKAQGSEFPIVILPVVKSYYRMLKRNLLYTAVTRSKQFLILCGEEEAFRLGVAQRSDSGRQTALAEKLTAAAAPLGERELPFEDANIGMENVTPYDFMDDETS, encoded by the coding sequence TTGCAAGAGCAGCAAACGCTTGCCTTGGACGGACGCACGTTCATTAAGGGAGCATGTTTGTCAGTCATCTTCCACAATGAGGAAACGCTTTATACCGTCGCCCGCATTCGCGTTGAAGAGACGAATGAGGAGCCGGTCGAGGAGGAAGTCATCGTCACCGGCTATTTTCCACGCTTGCATGAAGGAGACGTATATGTCTTTTACGGCCAGTTCCGCCAACACCCGCGCTTTGGCCGACAGTATGCGGCCGAACAGTTCCGCAAACAGCTTCCCAACACGAAAGAAGGGGTTATCCATTATTTGTCGAGCGGCTTGTTTAAAGGGATCGGCAAAAAAACAGCGGCGGCGATTGTCGAGGCGCTTGGCGAAAACGCGATCGCTGCGATTTTGCGCGACCCGGATGAGCTTTTGAAAGTGCCGAAGCTGACGAAGCAAAAAGCGAAACGATTGTACGAATCGCTCCGCGCTCACGAAGGATTGGAACAAACGATGATTGCCCTTGCCCAGTTTGGGTTCGGCCCGCAGCTTGCCATGAAAATTTATCAGGCATACGGCGAGGAAGCGATGGATGTCATTCATCAAAACCCGTACCAACTTGTTGAGGACGTTGAAGGAATCGGTTTTGGACGCGCCGATGAGCTCGGCCGCCAGCTCGGCATTTCCGGCAGCCATCCGGCCCGGCTGCGCGCTGCTTCGCTGTTTGTTCTCGAACAGGCGTGCTTGCAGGAAGGGCACGTGTATTTGCGCGAGGAAGAGCTGATGGAGCGCATCGGGGAGCTGCTTGATGGAAGGCAGAGCGGTGCGGTGGATGGACGAGCGATCGGCCAAACGCTTCTGATGTTAAGCGAGGAAGGGAAGCTGATCGCCGAGCAAGGGCGTTATTATCTCCCCTCCCTTTACTTCGCCGAGAAAGGGATCGTCTCCAACATTAAGCGGCTGCTCGGGCAGCCGCCTCCGGCCGCGTTTGCCGAGTCGGAGTTTTTATTGGCGCTTGGGGCGCTTGAGGAGCGGCTTGGCATGCAATACGCCCCCCAGCAAAAAGAGGCCATCGAGCGCGCCCTTTCCTCGCCGCTTTTTATTTTGACCGGCGGTCCGGGCACGGGGAAGACGACGGTCATTCGAGGCATTGTCGAGCTGTTTGCCGCGCTCAACGGCATCTCGCTTGATCCCGCTGATTATAAACATGACGAGCCGTTTCCCGTGCTGCTTGCCGCACCGACCGGCCGGGCGGCGAAACGGATGAGCGAGGCGACCGGGCTGCCAGCCGCGACGATTCACCGGCTGCTCGGCTGGAACGGGGCGGAAGGGTTCAGCCGCGATGAAGATGAGCCGATCGCCGGCCGGCTGCTGATTGTGGACGAAATGTCAATGGTCGACACATGGCTGGCCAATCAGCTGCTCAAAGCGGTGCCAAACGGCATGCAAGTCGTTTTCGTCGGCGACGAAGACCAATTGCCTTCTGTGGGGCCTGGACAAGTGCTGAAAGATTTGCTTCAATCAGGCGTTATTCCGTCCGTGCGGCTGACTGACGTGTACCGCCAGGCGGAAGGGTCGTCGATCATTGAGCTCGCCCATGAGATGAAGCGCGGGATGGTGCCGGCCGACTTGACCGCTCCCAAGGCGGATCGTTCCTTCATCCGCTGCCGCGCCGGACAAGTGGCGGACGTCGTCCGGCAAATCGCCGACAACGCCCGCAAAAAAGGGTTTTCCGTCAAAGATATTCAAGTGCTCGCCCCGATGTACCGCGGCCCGGCCGGCATCGACCAGTTGAACAAAGTGCTGCAGGAGCTGTTCAACCCTCCGGCTGCCGGAAAGCGGGAGCTGGCGGTCGGCGAGGTCGTATACCGGGTCGGCGACAAAGTGCTGCAGCTTGTCAATCAACCGGAAGACAATGTATTTAACGGCGACATCGGCGAAATCGTTGCCATTTTTTACGCCAAGGAAAATATTGAAAAGCAAGATTTGCTCGTCGTCTCATTCGATGGCATTGAGGTCACATACACAAGGCAAGACTTGGCGCAAATTACGCATGCGTATTGCTGCTCGGTCCATAAAGCACAAGGGAGCGAATTTCCGATTGTCATCTTGCCCGTCGTAAAAAGCTACTACCGGATGTTGAAACGAAACTTGCTCTATACGGCGGTGACGCGAAGCAAACAATTTCTCATCTTGTGCGGCGAAGAGGAAGCGTTTCGGCTTGGCGTCGCCCAGCGGAGCGACAGCGGCCGCCAGACGGCGCTCGCCGAAAAGCTGACAGCCGCGGCGGCGCCGTTGGGTGAAAGGGAGCTGCCGTTTGAGGATGCGAACATCGGGATGGAAAACGTTACGCCGTATGACTTTATGGATGATGAGACAAGCTAA
- the yrrB gene encoding TPR repeat-containing protein yrrB, whose translation MANWNEQGLLHMRAGEHEEALRCFSKAVQEQPEDPAGYINIGTVLAAAGEEEKALDCFRQALALDERAAAAYYGIGTVHYKREQFAQAKDMFERALQLGLNDADTHFMLGMSLLRLEMPRLALPYLQRAAELNETDAEALFQLGLCLAHLEYVEEAKRYFEKTIALQPGHADAYYNLGVIYAYQDDWAAARDWFAAALDAKPDHLLAGYGKKLMEKRLAP comes from the coding sequence GTGGCCAATTGGAATGAACAAGGGCTTTTGCATATGCGCGCCGGGGAGCATGAAGAGGCGCTCCGTTGCTTTTCAAAAGCGGTCCAGGAACAGCCCGAAGACCCGGCCGGCTACATTAACATCGGCACCGTTTTGGCTGCGGCCGGCGAGGAAGAGAAAGCGCTCGACTGCTTCCGACAGGCGCTGGCGCTCGATGAGCGGGCGGCGGCTGCGTATTACGGCATCGGCACAGTGCATTACAAACGCGAGCAGTTCGCCCAGGCGAAAGACATGTTTGAGCGGGCGCTTCAGCTCGGGCTGAATGATGCGGATACACATTTTATGCTCGGCATGTCGCTGTTGCGGCTGGAGATGCCGCGCCTGGCGCTGCCGTATTTGCAACGGGCGGCCGAACTGAATGAAACGGATGCTGAAGCGCTCTTTCAACTTGGTCTTTGCCTTGCCCACCTCGAATATGTGGAAGAGGCGAAACGGTATTTTGAAAAAACGATTGCGCTCCAGCCGGGCCACGCTGATGCGTATTACAATTTAGGCGTCATTTATGCGTATCAAGACGACTGGGCAGCCGCCCGCGATTGGTTTGCGGCCGCGCTGGACGCCAAGCCGGATCATCTGCTCGCCGGGTACGGGAAAAAACTGATGGAAAAGCGGCTTGCGCCGTAA